From a single Adhaeribacter swui genomic region:
- a CDS encoding EboA domain-containing protein yields MPIADQESVKNFLTELLTRATTPQGITWLEKQLAEAQTESKFFQAFSMAPRFVGKKKLEITEADLAAAEALRPGFNPQGWTADQAARTLLALSLPHQSPEEYVRTLDKLFATADVNELVALYAALPILPYPEKHIPRIAEGVRTNMTLVFEAVALQNPYPHDYLPEEAWNQLVLKSIFTSRPLYRIYGLENRRNLKLAQTLSDFAHERWAAGRTLSPEVWRNVGPFVDESIWPDIQKLFTQPNELEQQAAALVCAESNYPEAKTMLDTVPDLKAKIASDELTWDTIGEAVAAQTV; encoded by the coding sequence CTGTAAAAAACTTTTTAACGGAACTTCTTACCCGCGCCACTACGCCTCAAGGAATAACCTGGCTCGAAAAACAATTAGCCGAAGCGCAAACCGAAAGCAAATTTTTTCAGGCTTTTAGTATGGCACCCCGTTTTGTCGGGAAAAAGAAATTAGAAATTACCGAGGCCGATCTGGCCGCTGCCGAGGCTTTACGTCCGGGTTTTAACCCCCAAGGTTGGACCGCCGACCAAGCCGCTCGTACTTTATTAGCGTTGTCGTTGCCGCACCAATCGCCGGAAGAATACGTAAGAACGCTGGATAAACTGTTTGCCACTGCCGACGTAAACGAATTGGTAGCTCTATACGCCGCTTTGCCCATTTTACCGTACCCGGAAAAACATATTCCAAGAATAGCGGAAGGCGTGCGCACCAACATGACTTTGGTTTTTGAAGCCGTAGCGCTGCAGAACCCGTATCCGCACGATTATTTGCCCGAAGAAGCCTGGAACCAGTTGGTATTAAAATCGATATTTACCAGCCGGCCTTTGTACCGCATTTATGGTTTAGAAAATCGTCGGAATTTAAAATTAGCGCAAACGCTGTCGGATTTTGCTCATGAACGCTGGGCGGCTGGTCGTACGCTAAGCCCGGAAGTTTGGCGCAACGTAGGACCGTTTGTAGATGAATCTATTTGGCCCGATATTCAGAAATTGTTCACCCAACCCAACGAACTGGAACAACAAGCCGCTGCCCTGGTATGCGCCGAAAGCAATTACCCGGAAGCGAAAACCATGCTCGACACGGTGCCCGATTTAAAAGCCAAAATTGCCAGCGATGAACTTACCTGGGATACCATTGGCGAAGCCGTAGCTGCGCAAACTGTATAA